From the genome of Paracidovorax avenae:
GGCGGGGATGGCAGCGTCTCGCTCGGGCAGCGGCTGTTCACGCGGCCGGTGTTCGGCGCCACGGGCCTGGCGGTGTGGACGCGCCAGCTCGCGGGGCTGGTGTCTTCGGGGCTGCCGCTGGAGCGGGCGCTCACGGCGCTGGCCGACGAGTCGGATGACGACCGGCAGCGCCACCTGGTGGCCACGCTGCGGGCCGAGGTGAATGCCGGCTCCACCTTCGCGCGGGCGCTCACGGCGCACCCGCGCGAGTTCTCGTCCATCTATTGCGCGGTGATCGGTGCCGGCGAATCCAGCGGCCACCTGGGCCTGGTGCTGGAGCGCCTGGCGGACGACCTCGAAGAGCGGCAGGCGCTCAAGGCCAAGCTCATCGGCGCGTCCCTCTATCCGGCGATCGTGACGGTGATCGCGATCGTGATCGTGCTGTTCCTCGTGGGCTACGTGGTGCCGCAGGTGGCCGCGGTGTTCGCGGGCAGCAAGCGCGCCCTGCCCTTCCTCACGGTGGCGATGATGGCCTTCTCCGACGCCGTGCGCAGCTACGGCTGGGCGGCCCTGGGGGTGCTGGTGGTGCTGGCGCTGGCCGCCCGCTCCGCACTGGCGCAGCCCCGCGTGCGCGAACGCTTCGATGCCGCCTGGCTGGGCCTGCCCGTGGTGGGCCGGCTCTCGCGCGGCTACAACGCGGCCCGTTTCACGGGCACGCTGTCGATGCTGGCCGGCGCGGGCGTGCCCATCCTGAAGGCCCTGCAGGCCGCCGCCGAGACGCTGGGCAACACCGCCATGCGCGCGGACGCACTCGACGCGCTGGTGCTGGTGCGCGAGGGCGCGCCACTGGCCTCCGCGCTGGCGCAGAAAAAGCGGTTCCCCGGCCTGGTGTCGATGTTCGCGCGCCTGGGCGAGCAGACGGGGCAATTGCCGCTGATGCTGCAGCGCGCGGCCGCGCAGCTGTCGGCCGAGGTGCAGCGCCGCGCGATGCAGCTGGCCACCATCCTGGAGCCCCTGCTCATCGTGGCGATGGGCGTGATCGTGATGCTCATCGTGCTGGCGGTGCTCATGCCCATCATCCAGCTCAACCAGTTCGTGAAGTAGCCCTGCCATGGCCCTGACCCTGGACGACAAGCTCGTCGTCGCCATCTCCTCCCGGGCGCTGTTCGATTTCGAGGAAGAGAACCGCCTGTTCGAGGCCGGCGACGAGGCCGCCTACATGCGCCGCCAGCTGGAGCTGGTACAGCAGCCCGCGCGCGCGGGCATCGCCTTCCCGCTGGTGCGCAAGCTGCTCGGCTTCAATACCGCCCAGGCGCAGCGCGTGGAGGTGGTGGTGCTGTCGCGCAACGACCCGGCCAGCGGCATGCGCGTGTTCGCCTCGGCGCACGCCGCGGGCATGCACATCGAGCGCGGGGTGTTCACGCGCGGGCGCGACCCGTTCGCCTACCTGCGGCCGCTGGGCGCGCACCTGTTCCTCTCGGCCAACGAGAAGGACGTGCAGCAGGCGCTGAACATGGGCTTCCCTGCGGCGCGCGTGATGACCGATTCCACGCCGGCCGGCGACCGCTACCCGCACGAGGTGCGCATCGCCTTCGACGGCGATGCGGTGCTGTTCTCCGACGAGGCCGAGCGCATCTACCAGCAGGGCGGCCTGCCCGCCTTCCACGAGCACGAAGTGAGCAAGGCGGCGCTGCCCCTGGCCGGCGGCCCCTTCAAGCCATTGCTGGCCGCGCTGCACCAGTTGCAGCAGCAGGCCGATGCCTCGGAGACCATGCGCATCCGCACCGCGCTGGTGACGGCGCGCAGCGCCCCGGCCCACGAGCGCGCCGTGCGCACGCTGCTGGACTGGGGCATCACCGTGGACGAGGCGATGTTCCTCGGCGGGCTGGAAAAAGGCCCGTTCCTGCGGGAATTCGAGCCGGACTTCTTCTTCGACGACCAGCGCAGCCACGTGGCCTCCGCGGCGCGGCACGTGCCGGCCGGGCACGTGAGCGCCGGCATCATCAACCTCGTGCGCGAGGAACCTCGGGCCGATGCCCTGCTCCCACCATGATGCGACTCCGAACCCGACTGCACCATCCCCTGGCCGCCCTGGCGCTGGGACTGGCGGCGACCCTCGCCGCCGCGTCCGCCTCTGCCGCAGACGCGCCATCGAAGGCCACGGCCAGGGCCCCGCACGCCTCCGCAGCGGCCGAACCGGCCCAGTCCGCGGCCAGCCAGCCGCTCAGCAAGGGCGAGATCAAGGCGATCCGCGAGTTCCACATGCTGGATCTCAACGGCGACGGCAAGCTCAGCCGCAAGGAGGTGTCGATCATTCCGCGCCTGGCAGCCGCCTTCGACGACGCCGACACCAACCACGACGGCTACGTGACCCTGGACGAGGTCCGCGCCTATGCGGTGAAGTACCGCGCGGAGCGCGACCGGGCGAAGGCCGCCGCGGCTGCGGCATCCGCCGCCGATTCACCGGCTCCGGCGGCCTCAGCGCCTGCGGCCCGGAAGTAAGCCCCCGGCAGCACCGCCGCCCCCGGGTCAGGAATTGCCCGTGCGCTTGACCTTGGGGTCGGCGTAGGTCAGCGGCTGGTCCTTGGTTTCCTGGGACATGCGCTCCTGCAGGCTGTTCTTGTTGATTTCCTGCGCCATGTCCACGGCGGAGCCGCTCGCGCGCCACATCGACTGGATGAACTCCAGCAGCTGCTTGTAGATGGGCTCGGGCGGCGGCTCCTTGGCCTTCTCGGCCTCTTCCTTCTCTTTCTTCTTGACCTCGGTCCAGTCGCGGTTGGACGGGTCCTTGTCCGAGGGCTTGTCGGGCTCGCGGATGGAAGTGCCCTCGCCCAGGCGGTCCGTGGACTCCACCGGCGTCACGCCATTGACGGGCCTGACCGGCACCGCGCCCGAAGCGCCGGTGGAATACAAATCGGCGCCCTGAGGACGCCAGAGCGGCGATCGATCGACAGGTGGCATTTGCATGGCAGGCTTCCGTTGGTTGGCGAGAAACGTCGGGGGGGAGCTATCCCCGTCTCGTACATCCATAACGGCAAAAAAAAGGGTGGATTAAGGCCTTTTTTCACCTTTCGGCGTAATTTAAGGGTTTTCCCCTAGTCTTGCCACCTGCCAGCGGCCTCCCCAGGCTACAGAAAGCGCTCCAGCAGGCGCCGGGAGGCCTTGTCCAGCGCGGCCACGTCGGGCACGCGGAACTGCACGCCGTCGGCCGCGGCGATCAGCAGCGCGTTGCGGCTGCCCAGGCGCCGGATGTCTTCCTCGCCCTTCAGGATGAGCCGGGCCGCGCCCCGGTCGGTCTCCACCGTCCAGGTGCTGGGCGTGGTGAAGCTCGACACCGCGGCGATCCGCGTGATAGTGGGTACAAACTCCCGCGCCGCGAGCTCTTCCTCGATGAGCGCGCGGGCGGCTGCGTCCACGCGATCCAGCCGGTCGATCCAGAGGGCCTCGTGGCCGTCCTGGCCGACCAGCGACAGGCCCTCGCCCGGCGCGGCGATGGGGAATGCCCGTACGGGGGTGACGGCTTCGTGCACCGTGCCGCCGGCCAGCGTCAGGACCAGCCGGCCATGGGCATCGCGCTCGAGGCCGAAGGCGGGAAAAGCGGGGGAAGGATTCATCGCTGCGGAAGAGGAAGGAAGGAGTGGCCCGGCCATGGTCGGTCAGGACGAGCCCGCGGGATGGGTCGGATGGAGCAGCGCGCTGTCCACCACCACGAGGCCGGACGCCTGCGCGTCTTCCTCTGCTCGGCGCGCCTGGGCTTCATAGAGCCGCCAGTAGGCGCCCTGCTTCTCCATGAGTTCGTCGTGCGGGCCGACCTCGACGATCTCCCCGCGGTCCATCACCACGAGGCGGTCCGCCTTGCGCAGCGTGGAGAGCCGGTGGGCGATGGCGATGGTGGTGCGCCCCTGCACGAGGTTGTCCAGCGCCTTCTGGATTTCCTTCTCGGTCTCGGTATCCACCGCCGAGGTGGCCTCGTCCAGGATGAGGATGCGGGGATCGATGAGCAGGGCGCGCGCGATGCTGATGCGCTGGCGCTCGCCGCCCGACAGGCCCTGTCCCCGCTCGCCCACCAGCGAGTCGTAGCCGTGGGGCAGGCGCAGGATGAACTCGTGGGCATGGGCGGCGCGCGCCGCCGCGACGATCTCCTCGCGCGATGCGTCAGGCTTTCCGTAGGCGATGTTCTCGGCGATCGTGCCGAAGAACAGGAACGGCTCCTGCAGCACCAGGCCGATATGGCGGCGGTAGTCGGCCACGCGCAGGCGGCGCACATCCACGCCGTCCACCTGGATGGAGCCCTCCGTGGCGTCGTAGAAGCGGCTGATGAGGTTGACCAGCGTGCTCTTGCCCGAGCCGCTGTGGCCCACGAGGCCGATCATCTCGCCGGGCCGGATCTCCAGGTTCAGCCCCTTGATGACGGAGCGGCTGCCGTAGCGAAAGCCCAGGTTGCGCAGGGAGATGGCGCCCCGGACATGCGACATCGCCACCGGCTGCGCCGGGTCCGGCACGTTGCTGACGTGGTCCAGGATGTCGAAAATGCGCTTGGCGCCCGCCGCGGCTTTCTGCGTGACGGAAACGATGCGGCTCATCGAGTCCAGCCGGGTGTAGAAGCGGCCGATGTAGGCGATGAAGGCCGCCAGCACGCCCACCGTGATCTGGTTGTGCGCCACGAGCCAGATGCCGAAGCCCCACACCACCAGCAGGCCGATCTCGGTCATGAGCGAGACCGTGGGAGTGAACAGCGACCACGTACGGTTGAGCCGGTCGTTCACCTCCAGGTTGTGCTGGTTGGCGTCGCGGAAGCGCTGGGCCTCGCGCTTTTCCTGGGCAAAGGCCTTGACCACGCGGATGCCGGGAATGGTGTCGGCGAGCACGTTGGTCACCTCGGACCAGACACGGTCGATCTTCTCGAAGCCCGTGCGCAGCCGGTCGCGCACGTTGTGGATGAGCCAGGCGATGAAGGGCAGCGGCACCAGCGTGACCAGGGCC
Proteins encoded in this window:
- a CDS encoding 5'-nucleotidase, which encodes MALTLDDKLVVAISSRALFDFEEENRLFEAGDEAAYMRRQLELVQQPARAGIAFPLVRKLLGFNTAQAQRVEVVVLSRNDPASGMRVFASAHAAGMHIERGVFTRGRDPFAYLRPLGAHLFLSANEKDVQQALNMGFPAARVMTDSTPAGDRYPHEVRIAFDGDAVLFSDEAERIYQQGGLPAFHEHEVSKAALPLAGGPFKPLLAALHQLQQQADASETMRIRTALVTARSAPAHERAVRTLLDWGITVDEAMFLGGLEKGPFLREFEPDFFFDDQRSHVASAARHVPAGHVSAGIINLVREEPRADALLPP
- a CDS encoding EF-hand domain-containing protein, which encodes MMRLRTRLHHPLAALALGLAATLAAASASAADAPSKATARAPHASAAAEPAQSAASQPLSKGEIKAIREFHMLDLNGDGKLSRKEVSIIPRLAAAFDDADTNHDGYVTLDEVRAYAVKYRAERDRAKAAAAAASAADSPAPAASAPAARK
- the gspF gene encoding type II secretion system inner membrane protein GspF — translated: MPAFSFEALDAQGQTRKGTLEADNAKAARSLLRAQALVPLAVEALGTGQGAGGDGSVSLGQRLFTRPVFGATGLAVWTRQLAGLVSSGLPLERALTALADESDDDRQRHLVATLRAEVNAGSTFARALTAHPREFSSIYCAVIGAGESSGHLGLVLERLADDLEERQALKAKLIGASLYPAIVTVIAIVIVLFLVGYVVPQVAAVFAGSKRALPFLTVAMMAFSDAVRSYGWAALGVLVVLALAARSALAQPRVRERFDAAWLGLPVVGRLSRGYNAARFTGTLSMLAGAGVPILKALQAAAETLGNTAMRADALDALVLVREGAPLASALAQKKRFPGLVSMFARLGEQTGQLPLMLQRAAAQLSAEVQRRAMQLATILEPLLIVAMGVIVMLIVLAVLMPIIQLNQFVK
- a CDS encoding ABC transporter ATP-binding protein produces the protein MHNHHPVDASGVLTGPAGAELRAELASDENVTAALGVDLSASLRFASGLVALTERRLIAREGNGPLQQWALAPGMGLRMLDHGGVGTLELHDAERRIALWRFTLGHHAQALRFVQKFEQQVALLQRPEAMDSGPGEDEPRCPACHAVLPPDSEECPACARAPSPPPSTWVLLRLWRFARPYRKQLAGGFALTLASTAATLVPPYLTIPLMDDVLIPFQNGQQIPVHLVALYLGGLLLSALLAWGLGWARTYILALVSERIGADLRTTTYEHLLKLSLDYFGGKRTGDLMARIGSETDRINVFLSLHALDFMTDVLMILMTAGILFSINPWLALVTLVPLPFIAWLIHNVRDRLRTGFEKIDRVWSEVTNVLADTIPGIRVVKAFAQEKREAQRFRDANQHNLEVNDRLNRTWSLFTPTVSLMTEIGLLVVWGFGIWLVAHNQITVGVLAAFIAYIGRFYTRLDSMSRIVSVTQKAAAGAKRIFDILDHVSNVPDPAQPVAMSHVRGAISLRNLGFRYGSRSVIKGLNLEIRPGEMIGLVGHSGSGKSTLVNLISRFYDATEGSIQVDGVDVRRLRVADYRRHIGLVLQEPFLFFGTIAENIAYGKPDASREEIVAAARAAHAHEFILRLPHGYDSLVGERGQGLSGGERQRISIARALLIDPRILILDEATSAVDTETEKEIQKALDNLVQGRTTIAIAHRLSTLRKADRLVVMDRGEIVEVGPHDELMEKQGAYWRLYEAQARRAEEDAQASGLVVVDSALLHPTHPAGSS
- a CDS encoding DUF1854 domain-containing protein; translation: MNPSPAFPAFGLERDAHGRLVLTLAGGTVHEAVTPVRAFPIAAPGEGLSLVGQDGHEALWIDRLDRVDAAARALIEEELAAREFVPTITRIAAVSSFTTPSTWTVETDRGAARLILKGEEDIRRLGSRNALLIAAADGVQFRVPDVAALDKASRRLLERFL